The proteins below come from a single Takifugu rubripes chromosome 10, fTakRub1.2, whole genome shotgun sequence genomic window:
- the slc7a14b gene encoding probable cationic amino acid transporter, which produces MAAWLHRLSFTDACYNLYSRLRRTKPVGSMAAGSDDLTELSEGSAVGLAKVLTTADLVSLGVGSCVGTGMYVVAGLVAKATAGPGVILSFIIAAAASILSGVCYAEFGVRVPKTTGSAYTYSYVTVGEFVAFFIGWNLILEYLIGTAAGASALSSMFDSLANHSISNYIVTHLGTVPGLGQGEDTYPDLLALFIALLVTVIIAFGVRNSVSFNNVLNVVNLAVWVFVMVAGLFFLSASNWEGGRFLPYGWSGVMRGAATCFYAFIGFDIIATTGEEAKNPNSSIPYAITASLVTCLTAYVTVSVILTLMVPYSLIDGSAPLMEMFAVHGFLWGKYTVAVGSIAGLTVSLLGSLFPMPRVIYAMARDGLLFRVLSHVSALTHTPTVACVVSGSMAALLALLVSLRDLIEMMSIGTLLAYTLVSVCVLLLRYQPDEESDPIQAPCGVGRRGDGASPGNSEQMVGDPEDEGSSYHAGVTEDLHAGPPALLRRLLGARYPELQLRLGMPSLSERPTAATGRVVTRCTVLLFLMSFLLWSTVIFGVEQGTGVAAVLSGLMAALMLGSMVKLLITILQQPESGRRLPYMAPCVPFVPAAAILVNSYLMLKLSPLTWARFAVWCLIGLLIYGGYGMWHSTLELDALEQQAHASSYQRYDDQLDDTFSADEGFYPHDPDEQTYQGWSAPGERGYGYQQQARENQCDGDEGFQARPGGPCLGPEGRSRGRTNHGFDMGEDD; this is translated from the exons ATGGCGGCGTGGCTCCACCGGCTGTCTTTCACCGACGCCTGTTACAATCTCTATTCCCGCCTCCGGAGGACCAAACCCGTGGGCTCCATGGCCGCCGGCTCCGACGACCTCACCGAGCTCTCTGAGGGGTCGGCAGTTGGGCTCGCCAAGGTTCTGACCACCGCGGACCTGGTTTCTCTCGGGGTGGGCAGCTGTGTCGGCACGGGCATGTACGTGGTGGCCGGATTGGTCGCCAAGGCGACGGCCGGGCCTGGGGTCATCCTGTCGTTTATCATCGCAGCCGCGGCGTCCATCCTGTCAG GCGTGTGCTACGCAGAGTTCGGCGTGCGGGTCCCAAAGACGACCGGCTCCGCTTACACCTACAGCTACGTGACGGTCGGCGAGTTTGTGGCGTTTTTCATCGGCTGGAACCTGATCCTGGAGTACCTGATCGGTACGGCGGCGGGGGCGTCGGCCCTCAGCAGCATGTTCGACTCACTGGCCAATCACAGCATCAGCAACTACATAGTGACACACCTGGGCACAGTTCCTGGACTGG GTCAGGGCGAGGACACGTATCCTGACCTGTTGGCGCTCTTTATCGCCCTGCTGGTCACCGTCATCATCGCTTTCGGCGTTCGGAACTCAGTGAGCTTCAACAACGTCCTCAATGTGGTAAACCTGGCGGTTTGGGTCTTCGTGATGGTGGCCGGACTCTTCTTTCTCTCCGCCAGTAACTGGGAGGGGGGCAGGTTCCTGCCCTACGGCTGGTCAGGG GTGATGCGGGGAGCTGCCACCTGCTTCTACGCGTTCATCGGCTTTGACATCATCGCGAcgacaggagaggaggccaaGAACCCCAACAGCTCCATCCCATACGCCATCACCGCCTCGCTGGTCACCTGCCTCACCGCCTACGTGACG GTGAGTGTGATCCTCACACTCATGGTTCCCTACAGCCTGATCGATGGCTCCGCCCCTCTGATGGAAATGTTTGCGGTTCACGGTTTCCTCTGGGGGAAATACACCGTGGCGGTGGGCTCCATAGCCGGACTCACCGTCTCTCTCCTGGGCTCCTTGTTCCCGATGCCCAGGGTGATCTACGCCATGGCCCGGGACGGTCTGCTCTTCAG GGTGTTGTCCCACGTGTcggcgctcacacacacccccacggTGGCGTGCGTGGTGTCGGGGAGCATGGCCGCCCTCCTGGCCCTGTTGGTGAGTCTCCGGGACCTGATCGAGATGATGTCCATCGGCACCCTGCTGGCCTACACCCTGGTGAGCGTgtgcgtgctgctgctgcgataCCAGCCGGACGAGGAGTCCGACCCCATCCAGGCTCCCTGCGGGGTCGGGCGCCGCGGCGACGGCGCTTCCCCCGGCAACAGTGAGCAGATGGTGGGAGATCCGGAGGACGAAGGGTCGTCCTACCATGCGGGCGTGACTGAGGATCTGCACGCCGGCCCGCCGGCCCTGCTGCGGAGGCTCCTGGGAGCCCGTTACCCGGAGCTGCAGCTTCGGCTGGGGATGCCCAGTTTGTCGGAGCGGCCCACGGCGGCGACCGGCCGCGTGGTGACCCGCTGCAccgtgctcctcttcctcatgtccttcctcctctggtccaccgTGATATTTGGCGTTGAGCAGGGGACTGGCGTGGCAGCCGTCCTCTCCGGCCTGATGGCTGCGCTGATGCTGGGGTCCATGGTCAAGCTTTTAATCACCATCTTACAGCAGCCAGAAAGTGGGAGGAGACTTCCTTACATGGCGCCGTGTGTGCCCTTCGTCCCTGCGGCGGCCATATTGGTCAACAGCTACCTCATGCTGAAACTGTCGCCCCTCACCTGGGCCCGCTTCGCCGTCTGGTGCCTCATAG GTTTACTGATCTACGGCGGCTATGGAATGTGGCACAGCACCCTGGAGCTGGACGCCCTGGAGCAGCAGGCCCACGCCAGTTCCTACCAGCGTTACGACGACCAGCTGGACGACACCTTCTCTGCCGACGAAGGTTTTTACCCACACGACCCGGACGAGCAAACGTACCAGGGCTGGTCGGCGCCGGGGGAGAGGGGCTACGGCTACCAGCAGCAGGCCCGGGAGAACCAgtgtgatggagatgaaggtTTTCAGGCCAGACCAGGAGGTCCGTGTCTGGGCCCCGAGGGCAGGTCCAGAGGAAGGACCAACCATGGGTTTGATATGGGCGAAGACGACTGA
- the cldn11b gene encoding claudin-11b, producing the protein MALMCRQIIGSGASCAGWAGLMVATATSDWVRTCDYSLAACLRMDELVSKGLWAECIISPALYHCGAREQILTLPAYVQTSRALMVCACLLGLPAMLLVLMSMPCIRLQNDSSAIRQRRSRVGGVLFLCVALCGVISTVWFPVGAHKDGGLMSFGFSLYAGWVGTALCLLGGIMILFCHFLSPGSPMRENSFYFSRQASRAGPLEPPGNHAKSARV; encoded by the exons ATGGCGCTCATGTGCAGGCAGATCATCGGCAGCGGGGCCAGCTGCGCGGGCTGGGCGGGCCTGATGGTCGCCACGGCAACCAGCGACTGGGTCCGAACCTGCGACTACAGCCTGGCCGCCTGTCTGCGGATGGACGAGCTGGTGTCCAAGGGCCTGTGGGCCGAGTGCATCATCTCCCCGGCCCTGTACCACTGCGGGGCCCGCGAGCAGATCCTGACCCTGCCCG CCTACGTGCAGACCTCTCGGGCCCTGATGGTCTGCGCCTGTCTCCTCGGGCTCCCTGCGATGCTGCTGGTTCTGATGTCGATGCCGTGCATCAGGCTGCAGAACGACTCGTCCGCCATCAGGCAGCGGCGCTCCCGTGTGGGAggcgtcctcttcctctgcgtGG CTCTCTGCGGCGTCATCTCCACCGTCTGGTTCCCGGTCGGGGCCCACAAAGACGGGGGTCTGATGTCGTTCGGCTTCTCCTTGTACGCCGGATGGGTCGGCACCGCTCTCTGTCTCCTGGGGGGGATTATGATCCTGTTCTGCCATTTCCTGAGCCCCGGAAGCCCGATGAGAGAGAACAGCTTCTACTTCTCCAGACAGGCGAGCCGGGCCGGGCCCCTGGAGCCGCCGGGCAACCACGCCAAGAGCGCCAGAGTCTGA
- the rpl22l1 gene encoding ribosomal protein eL22-like gives MAPIRQKRSFGKKAKKGAMWKFTLDLTHPVEDGILDSANFETFLKERIKVNGKTGNLGNIVHVGRMKNKINVTSEKQFSKRYLKYLTKKYLKKNNLRDWLRVVASDKETYELRYFQISQDDESEADE, from the exons ATGGCACCG ATCAGACAGAAAAGGTCTTTTGGCAAGAAAGCCAAAAAAGGAGCCATGTGGAAATTCACACTGGACCTGACCCACCCAGTGGAGGATGGGATTCTGGACTCTGCAAACTTT GAAACCTTCCTTAAAGAGAGGATCAAGGTCAATGGTAAAACAGGGAATCTGGGCAACATCGTCCACGTTGGCCGCATGAAGAACAAGATCAACGTCACATCTGAGAAGCAGTTTTCcaaaag GTATCTGAAGTACCTCACCAAGAAGTACCTGAAGAAAAACAACCTCCGGGACTGGCTGAGAGTGGTGGCGTCGGACAAGGAGACGTACGAGCTGCGATACTTCCAGATCAGTCAGGATGACGAGTCGGAGGCAGATGAGTGA